Proteins from one Triplophysa dalaica isolate WHDGS20190420 chromosome 6, ASM1584641v1, whole genome shotgun sequence genomic window:
- the LOC130424836 gene encoding neurturin translates to MTGEVDQDRKDAKGWRNPDSSMARPARCDLSNWKVMLLIFGCLLSLADGHFLQKGTEELQPGMLRASSTPSDHTRHQHNPDRWQSDAPWAGLQDASVVEEGEEPRVRWQRSSTSVSSPRKSRKERKERRNRARGRSSQECRLERKQMRVRDLGLGYDSDEIVLFKYCIGTCMSARRNYDLALKVLMDNGSVPSRKVSTQPCCRPTRFETVSFMDAQTSWQTIKWLSAANCSCLG, encoded by the exons ATGCCAAAGGCTGGAGAAATCCAGACAGTTCCATGGCAAGGCCTGCCCGATGTGACCTGAGCAACTGGAAG gTGATGCTGTTGATATTTGGATGTCTTCTGAGTCTGGCTGATGGACATTTTCTGCAGAAGGGGACAGAAGAACTTCAACCCGGCATGCTAAGAGCCTCTTCAACACCTTCAGATCATACCAGACACCAACATAACCCGGACCGGTGGCAGAGCGATGCACCCTGGGCCGGACTGCAGG ATGCATCTGTGGTAGAAGAGGGTGAGGAACCTCGAGTCCGGTGGCAACGATCCTCCACAAGCGTCTCCAGTCCGAGAAAATCCCGCAAGGAGCGCAAGGAACGTCGTAACCGGGCGCGAGGCCGAAGCAGCCAGGAATGTCGTTTGGAGAGGAAGCAGATGCGTGTGCGTGATCTGGGACTTGGATACGACTCGGACGAGATCGTCCTGTTTAAGTACTGTATAGGAACCTGCATGAGCGCCCGCAGGAACTATGACCTGGCCCTGAAGGTGCTGATGGATAACGGCAGCGTTCCGAGCCGAAAGGTGAGCACCCAACCCTGCTGCAGACCGACGCGCTTTGAGACCGTCTCGTTCATGGATGCCCAGACCAGCTGGCAGACCATCAAGTGGCTTTCAGCGGCCAACTGCAGCTGTCTAGGATGA